A genomic window from Synergistes jonesii includes:
- a CDS encoding GGDEF domain-containing protein, producing the protein MYQPKLKANTPAKPLFLRALSFFRLFYKGNYRAIVENSDRLVGHYFIQEKTIRLQNRAAWPVKMPSVIADVPESLVKSGAILPESAEDFLEFYRGIREGRPCGQSLITKRRGSGGTAYVKERYVIVDGGEGKPRLAIIYLDDVTAERQQMERLKEFAERDGLTGVYNRAAAEERIRGALDESEAGALLIFDIDNLKRINDTAGHAAGDRAIKLAADSLSFHFRGRGVVGRLGGDEFIVFLKGPHDDVMICNLLSFLTAELSGAGMDEYGNLRVTCSAGAAFKRTRLDDFETLYHIADAALRQAKRNGSKRCAVYAGSGELIFC; encoded by the coding sequence ATGTATCAGCCGAAATTAAAAGCTAACACGCCGGCTAAGCCTCTTTTTCTCCGGGCACTTTCCTTTTTCAGGCTATTTTACAAGGGGAACTACAGGGCGATCGTTGAAAACAGCGACAGGCTAGTCGGGCACTACTTCATCCAGGAAAAGACCATTCGCCTGCAAAACCGAGCGGCATGGCCCGTCAAAATGCCCAGCGTCATCGCCGATGTACCGGAAAGCCTTGTAAAAAGCGGCGCAATTCTGCCCGAAAGCGCAGAGGATTTTCTCGAATTCTACCGCGGCATACGCGAGGGCAGACCGTGCGGGCAGAGCTTGATAACAAAGAGAAGGGGCTCAGGCGGCACGGCTTACGTCAAAGAGCGCTACGTCATCGTCGACGGCGGAGAGGGAAAGCCGCGCTTGGCGATCATCTACCTTGACGACGTAACGGCTGAACGACAGCAGATGGAACGCCTGAAGGAGTTCGCGGAGCGCGACGGACTGACCGGCGTTTACAACCGCGCGGCCGCCGAGGAAAGGATTCGCGGGGCGCTTGACGAAAGCGAAGCCGGGGCGCTGCTGATATTCGATATAGACAACTTAAAGAGGATAAACGACACGGCCGGGCACGCGGCCGGAGACAGAGCGATAAAGCTGGCGGCGGATTCGCTTTCGTTCCACTTCCGAGGGCGGGGCGTCGTAGGGCGCCTCGGAGGAGACGAATTTATCGTATTCCTCAAAGGTCCGCACGACGACGTCATGATCTGCAATTTGCTCTCTTTCTTGACGGCCGAGCTATCTGGCGCCGGTATGGACGAATATGGAAATTTGCGCGTGACGTGCAGCGCCGGCGCCGCGTTCAAGCGGACGCGCCTCGACGACTTTGAGACGCTATATCATATAGCCGACGCGGCGCTCCGCCAAGCCAAGCGCAACGGCAGTAAACGCTGCGCCGTCTACGCCGGCTCCGGGGAGCTTATATTCTGCTGA
- the ftcD gene encoding glutamate formimidoyltransferase produces MAKKILLCELNVSEGRDEAKIKRITEALTSTPSITIMDVDSDADHNRSVYTWIGEPEDVLAGAVNITRRAVEEIDMTQHHGSHPRQGAVDVVPFVPVRNVEKDEALEISRRYGKFLGGLGVPVYYYEEAATKPSRQNLVDIRKGQYEALAEKMRDEEWRPDEGPFAFVPKSGATVTGVRFPLVAYNVNLRTDDIGVAKEIAKRMRFSSGGLRYCRAIGLALEERKMVQVSMNLTNFEKTPIPVVYDLVKTLADSYGVGIADAELVGPLPLAALEEVVRHSLRVRGFNMSQIIETQLLD; encoded by the coding sequence ATGGCTAAAAAAATATTGCTCTGCGAACTTAACGTCAGCGAAGGGCGCGACGAGGCTAAGATAAAGAGAATCACGGAAGCGCTTACCTCGACGCCGTCCATCACGATAATGGACGTCGACTCCGACGCGGATCACAACCGTTCCGTATACACGTGGATAGGCGAGCCGGAAGACGTCTTAGCCGGCGCCGTGAACATAACGAGACGGGCCGTCGAAGAGATAGATATGACTCAGCACCACGGCAGCCATCCGCGTCAGGGCGCCGTGGACGTCGTACCCTTCGTGCCGGTGCGTAACGTTGAGAAGGACGAAGCGCTGGAGATATCCCGCAGATACGGGAAGTTCCTCGGCGGGCTCGGAGTGCCGGTCTACTACTACGAAGAAGCGGCCACGAAGCCGTCGCGGCAGAACCTCGTCGACATCCGCAAAGGGCAGTACGAAGCTCTTGCGGAAAAGATGCGCGATGAAGAGTGGCGTCCGGACGAAGGCCCCTTCGCCTTCGTGCCCAAATCGGGAGCGACCGTCACAGGCGTCCGTTTTCCGCTTGTAGCTTACAACGTCAACCTGCGCACCGACGATATAGGCGTCGCCAAAGAGATCGCCAAGCGCATGCGCTTCTCCTCCGGCGGCCTCCGCTACTGCCGCGCCATAGGCCTTGCGCTCGAAGAGAGGAAGATGGTTCAAGTCTCGATGAACCTCACCAATTTTGAAAAGACACCGATACCCGTGGTATATGATCTGGTCAAAACGCTGGCCGACAGCTACGGCGTTGGTATAGCCGACGCGGAGCTGGTCGGGCCCCTTCCGCTCGCCGCGCTCGAAGAGGTGGTGCGCCATTCGCTGCGCGTGCGCGGCTTCAATATGAGTCAAATAATAGAGACGCAGCTTCTCGACTGA